The following are encoded in a window of Narcine bancroftii isolate sNarBan1 chromosome 2, sNarBan1.hap1, whole genome shotgun sequence genomic DNA:
- the LOC138754435 gene encoding uncharacterized protein, which yields MSAAGGVKRGAFSSEVHPSSWMKRKFSTIQHDRKLKLGEGQRETTCEDSTSDSLCDTGRCGAPPIGGGSRTVRRIGTACLLSLAALMGSISLDLNSSLEAWRETESSLQALFSCRSTFLIQFINRLQKERGSVRWNQVNSSVTTANITRTLQVSKWINDTCTELELKVQGNQLACSGGHFNCHHIVDEFVQNLGANWTNAEGETDNPISSIIYTLLNMLGEPEGDMSRARSNQNWADVMSFKLSLQAEEAILLLQRSQFLGSSRQGDPAIKWHQAATSMNHALFVSENMQECCTKNSNLSLYFAHYKGICLFNRSSLVFQTTNRDAIFDVVHQINNVQECLLHVADYSMRRKSRDILSALSFRVTLLVTACLIYPIVFVSFKQMTEWIQNYARSLMERTEDLNRQRRVAEDLLHQMLPKSVAKQLRKRKHVEAESYEQVTIYFSDIVGFTTIAASCTPLQVVQMLNNLYMCFDTRIESYDVYKVETIGDAYMVVSGLPERKGTKHADEIAKMALDLVAAVRQVPIPHMPTERLQLRAGIHTGPCVAGVVGYKMPRYCLFGDTVNTASRMESTSLPQKIHISSVTFTALIKDDDYEIELRGDTELKGKGKMKTYWLIGNKNYSVQNDSLVCHRNPRIKKRNENGESMSSVQQSGTSSTTQIPSNRTTPLSIMEASASGHPGPKIDCPQKADDQLVLLSLKSGERSQTCSPNSENGLALHERHTDQEQEFAFKGIQWMGPEPSTTRRDGTQSDHENRHTEKSELLPGFVNLN from the exons ATGTCTGCAGCCGGCGGGGTGAAAAGGGGAGCTTTCTCATCGGAAGTGCATCCCTCCTCCTGGATGAAACGAAAGTTCAGCACAATTCAGCACGATCGGAAATTAAAACTCGGAGAAGGACAGAGAGAAACGACGTGCGAGGATTCGACATCGGACTCGCTCTGTGACACTGGCAG GTGTGGAGCTCCTCCAATAGGTGGGGGAAGTCGCACGGTTCGCCGGATCGGAACCGCCTGCCTCCTGTCCTTGGCTGCGTTGATGGGGTCAATCTCTCTGGACCTGAATAGCAGCCTGGAAGCCTGGAGGGAGACGGAAAGTTCGCTCCAGGCGCTGTTTTCCTGCAGAAGCacttttttaattcaattcatcAACCGCCTCCAAAAAGAACGCGGCTCAGTCAGGTGGAACCAGGTCAATTCATCTGTCACCACCGCCAACATCACCCGCACACTTCAAGTGTCCAAGTGGATAAATGATACCTGTACTGAGCTGGAACTCAAGGTGCAGGGCAACCAGCTCGCATGTTCTGGGGGGCACTTCAACTGCCATCACATTGTGGATGAATTCGTACAGAATCTTGGTGCAAACTGGACGAATGCGGAAGGTGAGACAGACAACCCGATCTCATCCATTATCTACACTCTGCTGAATATGCTGGGCGAGCCAGAGGGAGATATGAGCCGGGCCAGGTCTAACCAGAACTGGGCAGATGTCATGTCCTTCAAGTTATCACTTCAAGCCGAGGAGGCAATACTCTTGCTCCAGAGATCGCAGTTTCTGGGCTCCAGCCGTCAAGGTGACCCTGCAATCAAATGGCATCAGGCAGCAACATCCATGAACCACGCCCTGTTCGTTTCGGAAAACATGCAAGAATGTTGCACGAAGAACTCGAATCTTTCgctttactttgctcattataaGGGCATTTGTCTCTTCAACCGCAGCTCGCTTGTTTTTCAAACTACCAACAGGGATGCAATATTTGATGTGGTTCATCAAATTAACAATGTTCAGGAATGCCTGCTTCACGTGGCCGATTATTCAATGAGAAGAAAGTCCAGAGATATTTTGTCTGCCCTAAGTTTCAGAGTCACCCTTTTGGTCACAGCCTGTCTCATTTATCCAATAGTGTTCGTGTCCTTTAAACAGATGACGGAATGGATCCAGAACTACGCGCGTAGCCTGATGGAGCGCACCGAGGACTTGAACCGGCAGCGCCGAGTGGCTGAGGACCTCCTCCACCAGATGTTACCGAAGTCAGTGGCGAAACAGCTGCGGAAGCGCAAACACGTGGAAGCGGAGAGCTATGAACAG GTGACAATTTATTTCTCGGACATTGTAGGATTTACCACCATTGCTGCTTCATGTACTCCTCTGCAGGTTGTACAGATGCTGAACAACCTGTACATGTGCTTTGATACCAGGATCGAGTCGTACGACGTATATAAG GTGGAAACTATTGGAGATGCTTACATGGTGGTTAGTGGCCTTCCTGAGCGAAAAGGGACTAAACATGCTGATGAGATTGCAAAAATGGCCTTGGATCTAGTTGCAGCTGTTCGGCAAGTTCCAATTCCTCACATGCCAACAGAAAGACTGCAACTACGGGCTGGCATTCATACAG GTCCCTGTGTGGCTGGAGTTGTTGGATACAAAATGCCCCGTTATTGTCTTTTTGGAGATACAGTCAATACTGCATCTCGTATGGAATCCACCAGTCTGC cTCAGAAAATTCACATCAGTTCAGTTACATTCACTGCCCTGATAAAGGATGACGACTATGAAATTGAACTGCGAGGTGATACTGAGCTGAAG ggaaaaggaaaaatgAAAACATACTGGCTGATTGGGAACAAGAACTATAGTGTTCAAAATGACAGCCTGGTCTGTCACAGGAATCCACGCATCAAAAAGAGAAATGAGAATGGAGAAAGCATGTCATCAGTCCAACAG TCAGGTACAAGTTCCACAACACAGATCCCAAGCAACAGAACCACACCTCTCTCTATTATGGAAGCCAGTGCCAGTGGACACCCAGGACCCAAGATTGACTGTCCACAGAAAGCTGACGATCAATTAGTTTTGTTGTCACTGAAATCTGGTGAACGTTCACAGACTTGTAGTCCTAACTCTGAGAATGGACTTGCACTGCATGAGAGACACACAGACCAGGAGCAAGAATTTGCTTTCAAAGGCATCCAATGGATGGGACCAGAGCCTTCTACCACCAGGCGCGATGGTACACAGTCTGACCATGAAAATAGACACACAGAGAAATCAGAACTTCTCCCTGGATTTGTGAATTTGAATTAA